One segment of Burkholderia multivorans ATCC BAA-247 DNA contains the following:
- a CDS encoding CreA family protein, protein MKPRLLSVVSATLLACCAAAPFAHAEEVGSVNTHFRVTGSDRVVVEAYDDPGVAGVTCYVSRARTGGIKGSLGIAEDPSEASIACRQVGPISFKEPLKQQTDVFSERMSFIFKTLHVVRVVDKKRNTLVYLTYSDRIVSGSPKNAVTAVPVPPGTTIPLK, encoded by the coding sequence ATGAAGCCCCGTCTCCTTTCCGTCGTGTCCGCTACCCTGCTTGCCTGCTGCGCCGCCGCGCCGTTCGCGCATGCGGAGGAAGTCGGCAGCGTGAACACCCATTTCCGCGTGACGGGCTCCGACCGCGTGGTCGTCGAAGCGTACGACGATCCGGGCGTCGCCGGTGTCACGTGCTACGTGTCGCGCGCCCGCACGGGCGGCATCAAGGGCTCGCTCGGCATCGCCGAGGATCCGAGCGAAGCGTCGATCGCCTGCCGGCAGGTCGGCCCGATCAGCTTCAAGGAACCGCTGAAGCAGCAGACCGACGTGTTCAGCGAGCGCATGTCGTTCATCTTCAAGACGCTGCATGTCGTGCGCGTCGTCGACAAGAAGCGCAATACGCTCGTGTATCTGACCTACAGCGATCGCATCGTCAGCGGCAGCCCGAAGAATGCGGTCACCGCGGTGCCGGTGCCGCCGGGCACGACGATTCCGCTCAAGTAA
- the fdxA gene encoding ferredoxin FdxA, whose translation MTHVVTEGCIKCKYTDCVDVCPVDCFREGPNFLAIDPDECIDCAVCVAECPTNAIYAEEDVPGDQQQFTALNAELAKVWPSITKTKPAPADADEWKDVQDKLHLLER comes from the coding sequence ATGACTCACGTTGTGACCGAAGGCTGCATCAAGTGCAAATACACGGATTGCGTGGATGTGTGCCCGGTGGATTGCTTCCGTGAAGGTCCCAACTTTCTCGCCATCGATCCGGACGAGTGCATCGACTGCGCCGTGTGCGTCGCCGAGTGCCCGACCAATGCGATCTATGCCGAAGAAGACGTTCCGGGCGACCAGCAACAGTTCACCGCGCTGAACGCGGAACTCGCGAAGGTCTGGCCGTCGATCACGAAGACGAAGCCGGCACCGGCCGACGCGGACGAGTGGAAGGACGTGCAGGACAAGCTGCACCTGCTCGAGCGCTGA
- the pncB gene encoding nicotinate phosphoribosyltransferase: MIITSLLDTDLYKFTMMQVVLHHFPAASVEYRFKCRTPGVDLVPYIDEIRDEVRGLCALRFTDVELDYLRRMRFIKSDFVDFLALFHLNEKYISITPSPKGNGEIDIEIKGPWLHTILFEIPVLAIVNEVYFRNTQREPDYREGRERLREKIKLLGAKPEFADCKIADYGTRRRFSKVWHEEVALTLRDGLGAQFAGTSNVYYAMKHGLTPLGTMAHEYLQACQALGPRLRDSQTYGFEMWAKEYRGDLGIALSDVYGMDAFLNDFDMYFCKLFDGARHDSGDPFEWGERMIRHYDANRCDPRTKVLVFSDALDIPKVMQLYERFRGRCKLAFGVGTNLTNDLGYVPLQIVIKMVRCNGQPVAKLSDSPGKSMCDDKAYLAYLRQVFGIAQPADEDAAS; this comes from the coding sequence ATGATCATCACTTCGCTGCTCGACACGGATCTCTACAAATTCACGATGATGCAGGTCGTCCTGCATCACTTCCCGGCCGCAAGCGTCGAATACCGCTTCAAGTGCCGCACGCCCGGCGTCGACCTCGTGCCGTACATCGACGAGATTCGCGACGAGGTGCGCGGGCTGTGTGCGCTGCGCTTCACGGACGTCGAACTCGACTATCTGCGGCGGATGCGCTTCATCAAGAGCGATTTCGTCGACTTCCTCGCGCTGTTCCATCTGAACGAGAAATACATTTCGATCACGCCGTCGCCGAAGGGCAACGGCGAGATCGACATCGAGATCAAGGGGCCGTGGCTGCACACGATCCTGTTCGAGATTCCGGTGCTCGCGATCGTCAACGAAGTCTATTTCCGCAACACGCAGCGCGAGCCCGACTATCGCGAGGGCCGCGAGCGGCTGCGCGAGAAGATCAAGCTGCTCGGCGCGAAGCCCGAATTCGCCGATTGCAAGATCGCCGACTACGGCACGCGCCGGCGCTTCTCGAAGGTCTGGCACGAGGAGGTCGCGCTCACGCTGCGCGACGGGCTCGGCGCGCAGTTCGCGGGCACGAGCAACGTCTACTACGCGATGAAGCACGGGCTCACGCCGCTCGGCACGATGGCGCACGAATACCTGCAGGCGTGCCAGGCGCTCGGCCCGCGGCTGCGCGACTCGCAGACCTACGGCTTCGAGATGTGGGCGAAGGAATATCGCGGCGACCTCGGGATCGCGCTGTCGGACGTCTACGGGATGGACGCGTTCCTGAACGACTTCGACATGTACTTCTGCAAGCTGTTCGACGGTGCGCGTCACGATTCGGGCGACCCGTTCGAGTGGGGCGAGCGGATGATCCGTCATTACGACGCGAACCGCTGCGACCCGCGCACGAAGGTGCTCGTGTTCTCGGACGCGCTCGACATCCCGAAGGTGATGCAGCTGTACGAGCGATTCCGCGGCCGCTGCAAGCTCGCGTTCGGCGTCGGCACGAACCTGACCAACGATCTCGGCTACGTGCCGCTGCAGATCGTGATCAAGATGGTCCGTTGCAACGGGCAGCCGGTCGCGAAGCTGTCCGATTCGCCGGGCAAGAGCATGTGCGACGACAAGGCCTATCTCGCGTATCTGCGCCAGGTGTTCGGCATCGCGCAGCCGGCCGACGAGGACGCGGCGTCGTGA
- a CDS encoding LutC/YkgG family protein, which yields MDTSAARRHILARIRAAQGRAAEPDAAEREGVADYLARHPQGPRPPVPDDLVAAFMQEAVAMATTVDEVGSLADVPAAVARYLSAQQLPMRAIAWRTLADLDWAAAGLSVECRKPVDGDLVGLTGCFCATAETGSLVLLSGPDTYASAGLLPETHIAIVPASRIVAGHEDAFALIRAERGELPRAVNFVSGPSRTGDIEQTIVLGAHGPYRVHAIVVRGA from the coding sequence ATGGACACTTCCGCTGCCCGTCGCCACATCCTCGCGCGCATCCGTGCGGCGCAGGGCCGCGCGGCCGAGCCGGATGCGGCGGAACGCGAGGGCGTCGCCGACTACCTCGCGCGTCATCCGCAAGGGCCGCGTCCGCCGGTGCCCGACGATCTCGTCGCGGCCTTCATGCAGGAAGCGGTCGCGATGGCGACGACCGTCGACGAAGTCGGCTCGCTCGCCGACGTGCCGGCGGCCGTCGCGCGTTATCTGTCCGCGCAGCAACTGCCGATGCGCGCCATTGCCTGGCGCACGCTGGCCGATCTCGACTGGGCGGCGGCCGGGCTGTCGGTCGAATGCCGCAAGCCGGTCGACGGCGATCTCGTCGGGTTGACCGGCTGCTTTTGCGCGACGGCCGAAACGGGCTCGCTCGTGCTGCTGTCCGGCCCCGACACCTACGCCTCCGCGGGGTTGCTGCCGGAAACGCATATCGCGATCGTCCCTGCATCGCGGATCGTCGCCGGCCATGAAGACGCCTTCGCGCTGATTCGCGCCGAGCGCGGCGAATTGCCGCGCGCGGTCAACTTCGTGTCGGGTCCGTCGCGCACCGGCGACATCGAACAAACCATCGTGCTCGGCGCACACGGTCCGTATCGCGTCCATGCGATCGTCGTACGCGGCGCGTGA
- a CDS encoding sodium:proton antiporter encodes MKRHAAWAGMASGAALGAAPAFASAATLDGATLSALWGIPFAGILLSIALFPLVAPAFWHHHFGKIAAAWAVVFLVPFAFAFGAGTAFGTLVHALLEEYVPFIVLLTALYTVAGGICVNGNLHGTPKLNTAILALGTLLASVMGTTGAAMLLIRPLLRANDNRKHVVHVVIFFIFLVANAGGSLSPLGDPPLFLGFLNGVGFFWTTVHLALPMLFICVVLLALFFALDTYFYRKGGEERPAALDPTPDGGALSIDGKINFVLLAAVVGLVLMSGIWKPGIAFDVWGTHVALQNLVRDVALIGVTLASLALTPRSAREGNAFNWAPIEEVAKLFAGIFVTIAPVIVILRAGADGAFAPIVHLVTAPDGKPIDAMYFWATGLLSSFLDNAPTYLVFFNLAGGDAQALMTTGATTLAAISAGAVFMGANSYIGNAPNFMVKAIAESRGVKMPSFFAYLGWAVAILAPVFLLTSWIFFTA; translated from the coding sequence ATGAAACGACATGCCGCGTGGGCGGGCATGGCGTCGGGGGCTGCGCTCGGCGCGGCGCCCGCGTTCGCTTCGGCCGCGACACTCGACGGCGCCACGCTGTCCGCACTCTGGGGCATCCCGTTCGCCGGGATCCTGCTGTCCATCGCGTTGTTCCCGCTCGTTGCACCGGCGTTCTGGCATCACCATTTCGGCAAGATCGCCGCCGCGTGGGCGGTTGTGTTCCTCGTGCCGTTCGCGTTCGCGTTCGGTGCGGGCACCGCGTTCGGCACGCTCGTGCATGCGCTGCTCGAGGAATACGTGCCGTTCATCGTGCTGTTGACCGCGCTTTACACGGTCGCCGGCGGCATCTGCGTGAACGGCAATCTGCACGGCACGCCGAAGCTCAATACCGCGATCCTCGCGCTGGGCACGCTGCTCGCGAGCGTGATGGGCACGACCGGCGCCGCGATGCTGCTGATCCGGCCGCTGCTGCGGGCCAACGACAACCGCAAGCACGTCGTGCACGTCGTGATCTTCTTCATCTTCCTCGTCGCGAATGCGGGCGGTTCGCTGTCGCCGCTCGGCGATCCGCCGCTGTTCCTCGGCTTCCTGAACGGCGTCGGCTTCTTCTGGACGACGGTGCATCTGGCGCTGCCGATGCTGTTCATCTGCGTCGTGCTGCTCGCGCTGTTCTTCGCGCTCGATACGTACTTCTACCGGAAAGGCGGCGAGGAGCGGCCGGCCGCGCTCGATCCGACGCCCGACGGCGGCGCGCTGTCGATCGACGGCAAGATCAACTTCGTGCTGCTGGCGGCCGTGGTCGGCCTCGTGCTGATGAGCGGGATCTGGAAACCGGGGATCGCGTTCGACGTATGGGGCACGCACGTCGCGCTGCAGAACCTCGTGCGCGACGTCGCGCTGATCGGCGTGACGCTCGCGTCGCTCGCGCTGACGCCGCGTTCCGCGCGCGAAGGCAACGCGTTCAACTGGGCGCCGATCGAGGAAGTCGCGAAGCTGTTCGCGGGCATCTTCGTGACGATTGCGCCGGTGATCGTGATTCTGCGCGCGGGCGCCGACGGTGCGTTCGCGCCGATCGTCCATCTCGTCACGGCACCGGACGGCAAGCCGATCGACGCAATGTATTTCTGGGCGACCGGCCTGCTGTCGTCGTTCCTCGACAACGCGCCCACCTATCTCGTGTTCTTCAACCTGGCGGGCGGCGACGCCCAGGCGCTGATGACGACCGGCGCGACGACGCTCGCGGCGATTTCCGCCGGAGCGGTGTTCATGGGCGCGAACAGCTACATCGGCAATGCGCCGAACTTCATGGTGAAGGCGATCGCGGAGTCGCGCGGCGTGAAGATGCCGAGCTTTTTCGCGTATCTCGGCTGGGCGGTCGCGATACTCGCGCCGGTGTTCCTGCTGACGTCGTGGATCTTCTTCACGGCGTAA
- a CDS encoding 2-hydroxyacid dehydrogenase, which translates to MQKILVARPIFPDVIERLKQYFDVDWNNGDALAPDALAARLADKDGALTAGDPVGASTLAAAPRLRVVSNMAVGYNNFDMAAFNAANVLATNTPDVLNESTADFGWALMMAAARRIAESEHWLRAGHWQKWAYDGFLGSDIYGSTLGVIGMGRIGQALARRARGFGMQVIYHNRSRVAPEIEAELGAEYVSKDALLARADHVVLVLPYTKENHHTIGAAELAKMKPTATLTNIARGGIVDDAALAAALRNGTIAAAGLDVYEGEPNVHPALLEVPNVVLTPHIASATEKTRRAMANLAADNLIAALGEGPRAGQPPNPINPDVIGKPRA; encoded by the coding sequence ATGCAGAAGATCCTCGTCGCGCGTCCGATCTTTCCGGACGTGATCGAACGGCTCAAGCAGTATTTCGACGTCGACTGGAACAACGGCGATGCACTCGCACCCGACGCGCTCGCCGCGCGGCTCGCCGACAAGGACGGCGCGCTGACGGCGGGCGATCCGGTCGGCGCATCGACGCTGGCGGCGGCGCCGCGCTTGCGCGTCGTGTCGAACATGGCGGTCGGCTACAACAACTTCGACATGGCGGCGTTCAACGCGGCGAACGTGCTCGCGACGAACACGCCCGACGTCCTGAACGAGTCGACGGCCGATTTCGGCTGGGCGCTGATGATGGCCGCCGCGCGGCGGATCGCGGAATCCGAGCACTGGCTGCGTGCCGGCCACTGGCAGAAGTGGGCCTACGACGGCTTTCTCGGCAGCGACATCTACGGGTCGACGCTTGGCGTGATCGGCATGGGCCGCATCGGCCAGGCGCTCGCGCGTCGCGCGCGCGGCTTCGGGATGCAGGTGATCTACCACAACCGGTCGCGCGTCGCGCCCGAGATCGAGGCGGAGCTCGGCGCGGAGTACGTGTCGAAGGACGCGCTGCTTGCGCGTGCCGATCACGTCGTGCTCGTGCTGCCGTATACGAAGGAAAACCACCACACGATCGGCGCGGCCGAGCTCGCGAAGATGAAGCCGACCGCGACGCTGACCAACATCGCGCGCGGCGGGATCGTCGACGACGCGGCGCTCGCGGCCGCGCTGCGCAACGGCACGATCGCGGCGGCCGGCCTCGACGTCTACGAAGGCGAGCCGAACGTGCATCCGGCGCTGCTCGAAGTGCCGAACGTCGTGCTGACGCCGCACATCGCGAGCGCAACGGAAAAGACGCGCCGCGCGATGGCGAACCTCGCGGCCGACAACCTGATCGCCGCGCTCGGCGAAGGGCCGCGTGCCGGGCAGCCGCCGAATCCGATCAACCCGGACGTGATCGGGAAGCCGCGCGCATGA
- a CDS encoding DNA recombination protein RmuC has translation MTIALLVAALVVLAVALAVAVVALVRGGGRHDDAAVLGDQIEDAAHAQARALERLERELRGEIVESARGARTELGGSFAQFQQTLAAQLTSVATVQNNQIEGFAQQLATLVAGNAQQFDAMRDSMLRHAQQAREEQTAALRVFGDTLHRQLTQLTEANDRRIGEVRATLEQRLKDIETNNAAKLDEMRRVVDEKLHATLEQRLGESFKLVSDRLEQVHRGLGEMQTLAAGVGDLKKVLTNVKTRGTWGEVQLEALLEQMLTPDQYAKNVATVPKSTERVEFAIRLPGREAGVRDAPPVWLPIDAKFPREDYERLIDAQERADAVAVEDAARALEARVRLEARTIAEKYVAPPYTTDFALLFLPTEGLYAEILRRPGLTDLLQRDYRVTVAGPTTLTALLNSLQMGFRTLAIEQRSSEVWQVLGAVKTEFGKFGDVLARTKSQLETVTRSIEAAEQRTRVMNRKLKQVEALPGDAAAGLLGAEAADGADADET, from the coding sequence ATGACGATCGCGTTGCTGGTAGCCGCGCTCGTCGTGCTGGCCGTCGCGCTGGCGGTGGCGGTCGTCGCGCTGGTGCGCGGCGGCGGCCGCCACGACGACGCGGCCGTGCTCGGCGACCAGATCGAGGATGCGGCGCACGCACAGGCGCGCGCACTGGAGCGGCTCGAACGCGAGCTGCGCGGCGAGATCGTCGAGAGCGCACGCGGCGCGCGCACCGAACTGGGCGGCAGTTTCGCGCAGTTTCAGCAGACGCTCGCGGCGCAGCTGACGAGCGTCGCGACCGTGCAGAACAACCAGATCGAAGGATTCGCGCAGCAGCTCGCGACGCTGGTCGCCGGCAACGCGCAGCAGTTCGACGCGATGCGCGACAGCATGTTGCGTCACGCGCAGCAGGCGCGCGAAGAGCAGACGGCGGCGCTCCGGGTGTTCGGCGACACGTTGCATCGGCAACTGACGCAGCTGACCGAAGCGAACGATCGACGCATCGGCGAAGTGCGCGCGACGCTCGAGCAGCGGCTCAAGGACATCGAAACCAACAACGCGGCGAAACTCGACGAGATGCGCCGCGTCGTCGACGAGAAGCTGCACGCGACGCTCGAGCAGCGGCTCGGCGAATCGTTCAAGCTCGTGTCCGACCGGCTCGAGCAGGTGCATCGCGGCCTCGGCGAGATGCAGACGCTCGCGGCCGGCGTCGGCGATCTGAAGAAGGTGCTGACCAACGTGAAGACGCGCGGCACCTGGGGCGAAGTGCAGCTCGAGGCGCTGCTCGAACAGATGCTGACGCCCGATCAGTATGCGAAGAACGTCGCGACGGTGCCGAAGAGCACGGAGCGCGTCGAGTTCGCGATCCGGCTGCCGGGGCGCGAAGCGGGCGTGCGCGATGCGCCGCCCGTCTGGCTGCCGATCGACGCGAAATTCCCGCGCGAGGATTACGAGCGGCTGATCGATGCGCAGGAGCGTGCGGATGCGGTTGCGGTCGAAGACGCGGCGCGCGCGCTCGAGGCCCGCGTGCGGCTCGAGGCGCGGACGATCGCGGAGAAGTACGTCGCGCCGCCGTACACGACCGATTTCGCGCTGCTGTTCCTGCCGACCGAAGGGTTGTACGCTGAGATTCTGCGTCGTCCGGGCCTGACCGATCTGTTGCAGCGCGACTATCGCGTGACGGTGGCGGGCCCGACCACGCTGACCGCGTTGCTCAACAGCCTGCAGATGGGGTTCCGTACGCTCGCGATCGAGCAGCGCTCGAGCGAAGTGTGGCAGGTGCTCGGCGCGGTGAAGACGGAGTTCGGCAAGTTCGGCGACGTGCTCGCACGCACGAAGTCGCAGCTCGAGACGGTCACGCGCTCGATCGAGGCGGCCGAGCAGCGCACGCGCGTGATGAACCGCAAGCTGAAGCAGGTCGAGGCGCTGCCCGGCGATGCGGCAGCCGGGCTGCTCGGCGCGGAAGCGGCGGACGGCGCGGACGCCGACGAGACCTGA
- a CDS encoding GNAT family N-acetyltransferase yields the protein MSDTPLIRAADARDVGAILALMRELAEFEKLAHLFVATEADLADALFGAHPAAEALVAERDGAIVAYALFFHNYSTFLGRRGLYLEDLYVQPSQRGTGLGTAMLRQLAALAVERRCGRFEWSVLDWNQRAIDFYEKMGATVLPDWRIVRVTGDALDALAAR from the coding sequence GTGAGCGACACGCCGCTGATCCGCGCGGCCGACGCGCGCGACGTCGGCGCGATCCTGGCGCTGATGCGCGAACTCGCCGAATTCGAAAAGCTCGCGCACCTGTTCGTCGCGACCGAGGCCGATCTGGCGGATGCCCTGTTCGGCGCGCATCCGGCCGCCGAAGCGCTCGTCGCCGAGCGCGACGGCGCGATCGTCGCGTATGCGCTGTTCTTCCATAACTACTCGACGTTCCTCGGCCGTCGCGGCCTCTATCTCGAGGATCTCTACGTGCAGCCGTCGCAGCGCGGCACCGGGCTCGGCACCGCAATGCTCAGGCAGCTCGCGGCGCTGGCGGTCGAGCGCCGCTGCGGCCGCTTCGAATGGTCGGTGCTCGACTGGAACCAGCGCGCGATCGACTTCTACGAGAAGATGGGCGCGACCGTGCTGCCCGACTGGCGCATCGTGCGCGTGACGGGCGATGCGCTCGACGCGCTCGCCGCACGCTAG
- the glp gene encoding gephyrin-like molybdotransferase Glp — translation MITQPSPAPRAAPDSDLPLSLADAQALACRFATPVAASESVPLRDALHRVLAADVRAPFDIPAYDNSAMDGYAFDGGACASAHGDVAMRVVGTALAGHPFDGAVPAGACVRIMTGAPMPAGCDTVIPQERVHVDDDGIRFAAREIARGANCRKAGEDLARGACALAAGRILRAADIGLLASFGIAHVTVRRRVRVAVFSTGDELREPGAALERGALYDSNRAMLIAMLEQLHVDVLDLGIVRDDPAALEAALRDAVARDADAVITSGGVSVGEADFTRDVMARLGEVTFASLALRPGRPLAVGTLARGDGAPGHALFFGLPGNPVASAVTFDAIVRAALLTLAGACVPPPAMYTAYTTQALKKRAGRTEYLRGIATRAADGRWHVAPAGSQSSASLSGLAAANCFIVLGHDAAAVDAGAPVDILPFGSLI, via the coding sequence ATGATCACGCAACCCTCGCCCGCTCCCCGAGCCGCACCCGATTCCGACCTGCCGCTGTCGCTCGCCGACGCGCAGGCGCTCGCCTGCCGTTTCGCGACACCGGTCGCCGCCAGCGAATCCGTGCCGTTGCGCGACGCGCTTCATCGCGTGCTCGCCGCCGACGTGCGCGCACCGTTCGACATTCCCGCGTACGACAATTCGGCGATGGACGGCTATGCGTTCGACGGCGGTGCGTGCGCGTCGGCGCACGGCGACGTCGCGATGCGCGTCGTCGGCACCGCGCTCGCCGGCCATCCGTTCGACGGCGCCGTGCCGGCCGGCGCATGCGTACGCATCATGACGGGTGCGCCGATGCCGGCCGGATGCGACACCGTGATTCCGCAGGAACGCGTGCATGTCGACGACGACGGAATCCGCTTCGCCGCACGCGAAATCGCGCGCGGCGCGAACTGCCGCAAGGCCGGCGAGGATCTCGCACGCGGTGCATGCGCGCTCGCGGCAGGCCGCATCCTGCGCGCCGCCGACATCGGCCTGCTCGCGTCGTTCGGCATCGCGCACGTGACGGTGCGACGCCGCGTGCGCGTCGCGGTGTTTTCGACCGGCGACGAATTGCGGGAGCCGGGCGCCGCGCTCGAACGCGGGGCGCTCTACGACAGCAATCGCGCGATGCTGATTGCGATGCTCGAACAGTTGCACGTCGACGTGCTCGATCTCGGCATCGTCCGCGACGATCCGGCCGCGCTCGAAGCAGCATTGCGCGACGCGGTCGCGCGCGATGCCGACGCGGTGATCACGTCGGGCGGCGTGTCGGTCGGCGAAGCGGATTTCACGCGCGACGTGATGGCGCGGCTCGGCGAAGTCACGTTCGCGAGCCTCGCGCTGCGCCCGGGCCGGCCGCTCGCCGTCGGCACGCTCGCGCGCGGCGACGGCGCACCGGGCCACGCGCTGTTCTTCGGGCTGCCCGGCAATCCCGTCGCCTCCGCTGTCACCTTCGACGCCATCGTGCGCGCGGCGCTGCTGACGCTCGCGGGCGCCTGCGTGCCGCCGCCGGCGATGTACACCGCGTACACCACGCAAGCGTTGAAAAAGCGCGCGGGCCGCACCGAATATCTGCGCGGCATCGCGACGCGCGCAGCGGACGGGCGCTGGCACGTCGCACCGGCCGGCTCGCAGAGCTCTGCATCGCTGAGCGGCCTCGCGGCCGCCAACTGTTTCATCGTCCTGGGCCACGATGCCGCGGCAGTCGACGCGGGCGCCCCGGTCGACATCCTGCCGTTCGGCAGCCTGATCTGA
- the mobA gene encoding molybdenum cofactor guanylyltransferase MobA, which translates to MSASSARPPIAGLLLAGGRATRMDGVDKGLQQLDDVPLALHVLRRLAPQVDEVLISANRHLDRYATLGAPFGARVVPDDTADFPGPLAGLLAGMRAASAPLVACAPCDSPYLPADLVAALHAALDAQHADIAMAVSVDAQGARSPQPTFALLRTSLAVDLAARLAAGDRKVRAWYARHKTTEVEFHDERAFYNANSWQELAALARR; encoded by the coding sequence ATGTCCGCTTCCTCCGCCCGCCCCCCGATCGCCGGCCTGCTGCTCGCCGGCGGCCGCGCGACCCGCATGGACGGCGTCGACAAGGGACTGCAACAGCTCGACGATGTGCCGCTCGCGCTGCACGTGCTGCGCCGGCTCGCCCCGCAGGTCGACGAGGTGCTGATCAGCGCGAATCGCCATCTCGATCGCTACGCGACGCTCGGCGCGCCGTTCGGTGCGCGCGTCGTGCCCGACGACACGGCCGACTTCCCCGGCCCGCTCGCCGGGCTGCTGGCCGGCATGCGCGCCGCGAGCGCGCCGCTCGTCGCGTGTGCGCCGTGCGATTCCCCGTATCTGCCCGCCGATCTCGTCGCGGCGCTGCACGCGGCGCTCGATGCGCAGCATGCGGACATCGCGATGGCGGTCAGCGTCGACGCCCAAGGTGCACGCTCGCCGCAGCCGACGTTCGCGCTGCTGCGCACGTCGCTGGCCGTCGATCTCGCCGCGCGGCTCGCGGCCGGCGATCGCAAGGTGCGTGCGTGGTACGCGCGCCACAAGACGACCGAAGTCGAGTTTCATGACGAGCGTGCGTTTTACAATGCCAACTCCTGGCAGGAACTCGCCGCGCTAGCCCGCCGCTGA
- the moaA gene encoding GTP 3',8-cyclase MoaA, which yields MSRRIIPLADVSGVPDVSGVPHAPDGTLADTFGRPLRDLRISVTDRCNFRCVYCMPREVFGKDYPFLPHSALLTHEEIERVARIFVAHGVEKIRITGGEPLLRKNLEFLIERLARLTTRDGRPLDLTLTTNGSLLARKARALKDAGLTRVTVSLDALDDALFKRMNDADFASADVLDGIFAAQAAGLAPVKVNMVVKRGTNDTEILPMAERFRGTGVILRFIEYMDVGTSNGWNMTEVLPSADVVARIAERFPLVPLEPHTAAETAQRWGYADGSGEIGVISSVTQAFCGDCTRARLSTEGKLYLCLFASSGHDLRALVRGGATDAEIATAIARIWHARTDRYSQLRGSAAAADAADGARKRVEMSYIGG from the coding sequence ATGTCCCGACGCATCATTCCTCTCGCCGACGTCAGCGGCGTGCCGGACGTTTCCGGCGTGCCGCACGCGCCGGACGGCACGCTCGCCGACACGTTCGGCCGGCCGCTGCGCGACCTGCGCATCTCGGTGACGGATCGCTGCAACTTCCGCTGCGTGTACTGCATGCCACGCGAGGTCTTCGGCAAGGACTATCCGTTCCTGCCGCACAGCGCGCTGCTCACGCACGAGGAGATCGAGCGCGTCGCGCGGATCTTCGTCGCGCACGGCGTCGAAAAGATTCGCATCACCGGCGGCGAGCCGCTGCTGCGCAAGAACCTCGAGTTCCTGATCGAGCGGCTCGCACGCCTGACCACGCGCGACGGCCGCCCGCTCGACCTCACGCTGACGACCAACGGCTCGCTGCTGGCACGCAAGGCGCGCGCGCTGAAGGACGCCGGCCTCACGCGCGTGACGGTCAGCCTCGACGCGCTCGACGATGCGCTGTTCAAACGGATGAACGACGCGGACTTCGCGAGCGCCGACGTGCTCGACGGCATCTTCGCCGCGCAGGCCGCAGGGCTCGCGCCCGTGAAGGTCAACATGGTCGTGAAGCGCGGCACGAACGACACCGAGATCCTGCCGATGGCCGAGCGCTTTCGCGGCACCGGCGTGATCCTGCGCTTCATCGAATACATGGACGTCGGCACGTCGAACGGCTGGAACATGACCGAGGTGCTGCCGTCGGCCGACGTCGTCGCGCGGATCGCCGAGCGCTTCCCGCTCGTGCCGCTCGAGCCGCATACGGCCGCCGAAACCGCGCAGCGCTGGGGCTACGCGGACGGCAGCGGCGAAATCGGCGTGATCTCGAGCGTCACGCAGGCGTTCTGCGGCGACTGCACGCGCGCGCGGCTGTCGACCGAAGGCAAGCTCTATCTGTGCCTGTTCGCGTCGAGCGGCCACGATCTGCGTGCGCTCGTGCGCGGCGGCGCGACCGACGCCGAGATCGCGACCGCGATCGCGCGCATCTGGCATGCACGCACCGACCGCTACTCGCAGCTGCGCGGCAGCGCCGCCGCGGCGGACGCGGCCGACGGCGCGCGCAAGCGCGTCGAGATGTCGTACATCGGCGGCTGA